One Kitasatospora sp. NBC_01287 DNA window includes the following coding sequences:
- a CDS encoding lysylphosphatidylglycerol synthase transmembrane domain-containing protein, which translates to MTGTVDVDVDEGAGETAPAHPLAEEPKVSLVKRTPPRRAPVPVTGPVTGPVPALLPVEDEDGDRLAVDEPLLAARTHRPSDLIRFVTGLLGVIAVFVLASIATETTSGIGQDIHSNVKDVAPWLITVLGLVSTVAVLAVPLAFAVERLIKRDGLRVADGVLASVLAYGVTLAIDWWVAEAASQSIRGALTQIPVTGGPITEPVHGYLAPVIAYMTAVGMVSRPRWRLALWSVVLLSGATELISSDTTPLSLLLTVLIGWSVACGTLYAIGSPNIRPTGQHLMLGLRRLGFTPKNAHRAPDAPGGTRRYFVNQQDSRDLDVHIIDREQQASGFFYRVWRRARLRSVAVRRSPQSLRQALEQEALIAYAAAAAGARAPQLVATSELGPDAAVLVYQKVEGRTLDELADDEITDEVMASCWESVGALHQRRIAHRRLTGESLLVVDEKVGVLVNLSGGDIAAGDLTLRIDVAQLLTTFALRIGPERSVATANRVLGAERVAAALPLLQPVGMSRQTRADLAKQGKERKAEAQALALEQVAAGEKSREEAEEDIAAAGEDLLSRIRGQILEIAPEAPLAPAKLERLKPKTLITVIALAFAAYLAMTTIQPGQLKLSHMNWAWAAAALAFSAISYVAAAMSLTGFVPERLPFRRTIAAQLAGSFVKLVAPAAIGGIALNTRYLQKQGVRPGQAVASVGASQLAGLGGHLTLLFCFGLITGSQGDGNVGSERAVIIGVLTAAVLALVIAAVGPMRRFVVTRVRSLFFGVVPRMLDLMQTPSKLVTGFGGIVLLTLAFTACLDASVRAFGGSMSFATVAVIFLTANAAGSAVPTPGGIGAIEGALIVTMSLAMPAATATSAVFLFRALTFWLPVLPGWISYSYLQRKGAL; encoded by the coding sequence ATGACCGGGACGGTTGACGTGGACGTGGACGAGGGCGCTGGCGAGACCGCCCCCGCGCACCCCCTCGCCGAAGAGCCCAAGGTCTCGCTGGTGAAGCGGACGCCACCGCGCCGGGCGCCCGTGCCCGTGACCGGCCCCGTGACCGGCCCCGTGCCGGCGCTCCTGCCGGTCGAGGACGAGGACGGCGACCGCCTCGCGGTCGACGAGCCGCTGCTCGCCGCCCGCACGCACCGGCCCTCCGACCTGATCCGCTTCGTGACCGGCCTGCTCGGCGTCATCGCGGTCTTCGTGCTCGCGAGCATCGCGACCGAGACCACCAGCGGCATCGGCCAGGACATCCACAGCAACGTGAAGGACGTCGCGCCCTGGCTGATCACCGTCCTGGGGCTGGTCTCCACGGTCGCGGTGCTGGCCGTTCCGCTGGCCTTCGCGGTCGAGCGGCTGATCAAACGCGACGGCCTGCGGGTCGCCGACGGCGTGCTCGCCTCGGTGCTCGCCTACGGCGTGACGCTGGCGATCGACTGGTGGGTGGCCGAGGCCGCCTCGCAGAGCATCCGCGGCGCGCTGACCCAGATCCCGGTCACCGGCGGCCCGATCACCGAACCGGTGCACGGCTACCTGGCACCGGTGATCGCCTACATGACGGCGGTCGGCATGGTGAGCCGGCCGCGCTGGCGCCTGGCGCTCTGGTCCGTGGTGCTGCTCAGCGGCGCCACCGAGCTGATCAGCAGCGACACCACCCCGCTCTCGCTGCTGCTGACCGTGCTGATCGGCTGGTCGGTGGCGTGCGGCACGCTCTACGCGATCGGCTCGCCCAACATCCGGCCCACCGGGCAGCACCTGATGCTCGGCCTGCGCCGGCTCGGTTTCACGCCGAAGAACGCGCACCGGGCGCCGGACGCCCCCGGCGGCACCCGGCGCTACTTCGTCAACCAGCAGGACAGCAGGGACCTGGACGTCCACATCATCGACCGGGAGCAGCAGGCCTCCGGCTTCTTCTACCGGGTCTGGCGCCGGGCCCGGCTGCGCTCGGTGGCGGTGCGGCGCAGCCCGCAGTCGCTGCGCCAGGCGCTGGAGCAGGAGGCGCTGATCGCCTACGCGGCCGCGGCGGCCGGGGCCCGGGCACCGCAGCTGGTGGCCACCTCCGAGCTGGGGCCGGACGCCGCGGTGCTGGTCTACCAGAAGGTCGAGGGGCGGACCCTCGACGAGTTGGCGGACGACGAGATCACCGACGAGGTGATGGCCTCGTGCTGGGAGTCGGTCGGTGCCCTGCACCAGCGCCGGATCGCGCACCGCCGGCTGACCGGTGAGTCGCTGCTGGTGGTGGACGAGAAGGTCGGCGTGCTGGTCAACCTCTCCGGCGGCGACATCGCGGCCGGCGACCTGACGCTGCGGATCGACGTGGCCCAGTTGCTGACCACCTTCGCGCTGCGGATCGGCCCCGAACGCTCGGTGGCCACCGCCAACCGGGTGCTCGGCGCGGAGCGGGTGGCGGCCGCGCTGCCGCTGCTGCAGCCGGTCGGGATGAGCCGGCAGACCCGCGCCGACCTCGCCAAGCAGGGCAAGGAGCGCAAGGCCGAGGCGCAGGCACTCGCGCTGGAGCAGGTGGCGGCGGGCGAGAAGAGCCGGGAGGAGGCCGAGGAGGACATCGCGGCCGCCGGCGAGGACCTGCTCAGCCGGATCCGCGGCCAGATCCTGGAGATCGCTCCGGAGGCCCCGCTGGCCCCGGCCAAGCTGGAGCGGCTCAAGCCGAAGACGCTGATCACCGTGATCGCGCTGGCCTTCGCCGCCTACCTGGCGATGACCACCATCCAGCCGGGCCAGCTGAAGCTCTCGCACATGAACTGGGCCTGGGCGGCCGCCGCGCTGGCCTTCTCGGCGATCAGCTACGTGGCCGCCGCGATGAGCCTGACCGGGTTCGTGCCGGAGCGGCTGCCGTTCCGACGGACCATCGCGGCACAGCTGGCCGGCTCCTTCGTCAAGCTGGTGGCCCCGGCGGCGATCGGCGGCATCGCGCTGAACACCCGCTACCTGCAGAAGCAGGGTGTGCGGCCCGGCCAGGCGGTGGCCAGTGTGGGCGCCTCGCAGCTGGCCGGTCTCGGCGGGCACCTGACCCTGCTGTTCTGCTTCGGCCTGATCACCGGTAGCCAGGGCGACGGCAACGTGGGCAGTGAGCGCGCGGTGATCATCGGGGTGCTGACCGCGGCCGTGCTCGCGCTGGTGATCGCGGCGGTCGGACCGATGCGGCGGTTCGTGGTGACCCGGGTCCGCTCGCTCTTCTTCGGCGTGGTGCCGCGGATGCTCGATCTGATGCAGACGCCCAGCAAGCTGGTCACCGGCTTCGGCGGCATCGTGCTGCTGACCCTGGCCTTCACCGCCTGCCTGGACGCGTCGGTGCGGGCCTTCGGCGGCTCGATGAGCTTCGCGACGGTCGCGGTGATCTTCCTGACCGCCAACGCGGCGGGATCCGCCGTGCCGACCCCCGGCGGCATCGGCGCGATCGAGGGCGCCCTGATCGTCACGATGAGCCTGGCGATGCCGGCCGCCACCGCGACCTCGGCGGTCTTCCTGTTCCGCGCGCTGACCTTCTGGCTGCCGGTGCTGCCGGGCTGGATCTCCTACAGCTACCTCCAGCGCAAGGGCGCGCTGTGA
- the moeZ gene encoding adenylyltransferase/sulfurtransferase MoeZ, producing MSLPPLVEPAAELTVDEVRRYSRHLIIPDVGMAGQKRLKNAKVLCVGAGGLGSPALMYLAAAGVGTLGIVEFDTVDESNLQRQIIHGQSDIGRSKGESARDSVQEINPYVNVILHDERLDNDNVMEIFSGYDLIVDGTDNFATRYLVNDAAVLLGKPYVWGSIYRFDGQASVFWAEHGPCYRCLYPEAPPPGMVPSCAEGGVLGVLCASIGSIQVTEAIKLLAGIGEPLVGRLMIYDALEMNYRQVKVRKDPDCAVCGENPTVTELIDYEAFCGVISEEAQEAALGSTITSKQLKEMQDNNEDILLIDVREPGEYEIVSIPGAVLIPKNEFLMGNALEKLPQDKKIVLHCKTGVRSAEVLAVLKAAGFANSVHLGGGVVGWVNQIEPEKPVY from the coding sequence GTGTCGCTGCCACCCCTGGTCGAGCCGGCCGCCGAGCTCACCGTAGACGAGGTCCGCCGGTACTCCCGCCACCTGATCATCCCGGACGTCGGGATGGCCGGGCAGAAGCGGTTGAAGAACGCCAAGGTGCTCTGCGTGGGTGCCGGTGGCCTCGGTTCCCCGGCGCTGATGTACCTGGCCGCGGCCGGTGTGGGCACGCTCGGCATCGTCGAGTTCGACACCGTCGACGAGTCCAACCTGCAGCGCCAGATCATCCACGGCCAGTCCGACATCGGCCGCTCCAAGGGCGAGTCCGCGCGGGACTCGGTCCAGGAGATCAACCCCTACGTCAACGTGATCCTGCACGACGAGCGCCTCGACAACGACAACGTGATGGAGATCTTCTCCGGCTACGACCTGATCGTCGACGGCACCGACAACTTCGCCACCCGCTACCTGGTGAACGACGCCGCGGTCCTGCTCGGCAAGCCGTACGTCTGGGGTTCGATCTACCGCTTCGACGGCCAGGCCAGCGTCTTCTGGGCCGAGCACGGCCCCTGCTACCGCTGCCTCTACCCGGAGGCCCCGCCGCCGGGCATGGTCCCCTCCTGCGCCGAGGGCGGCGTGCTCGGGGTGCTCTGCGCCTCGATCGGCTCGATCCAGGTCACCGAGGCGATCAAGCTGCTGGCCGGCATCGGCGAGCCCCTGGTGGGCCGGCTGATGATCTACGACGCCCTGGAGATGAACTACCGCCAGGTCAAGGTGCGCAAGGACCCCGACTGCGCGGTCTGCGGCGAGAACCCGACGGTCACCGAGCTGATCGACTACGAGGCGTTCTGCGGGGTCATCTCGGAGGAGGCCCAGGAGGCCGCGCTCGGCTCGACCATCACGTCCAAGCAGCTCAAGGAGATGCAGGACAACAACGAGGACATCCTGCTGATCGATGTCCGCGAGCCCGGTGAGTACGAGATCGTCAGCATCCCCGGCGCGGTGCTGATCCCCAAGAACGAGTTCCTGATGGGCAACGCGCTGGAGAAGCTGCCGCAGGACAAGAAGATCGTGCTGCACTGCAAGACCGGTGTCCGCTCGGCCGAGGTGCTGGCCGTGCTCAAGGCGGCGGGCTTCGCCAACTCCGTCCACCTGGGCGGCGGCGTGGTCGGCTGGGTCAACCAGATCGAGCCCGAGAAGCCGGTCTACTGA
- a CDS encoding NAD(P)-dependent oxidoreductase, with protein sequence MRVLLLGAGGYIGRRVAERLLMDRELQVTVLGRRDSADIRFDLAAGSPGALARFLDAVAPQVVVNCAGATYGTSRALVRANALAVATVCEAIRRSREPARLVHIGSAAEYGSVPVGAPIAESAEPRPVGPYGVSKLAGTELVLSSGLDAAVLRVFDVVGPGTPAASLFGRLAEGLRRALEQQEAQVRMPDLSPFRDFVDVRDVAHAVLAAAVSAATGVVNIGSGHAVRAREAAELLVRAAGFEGVLSEEIRTVALPAQAAAEPLVLSGSAGPAALEARPVAEPVPWRQADVRTARERLGWRALIPLEESLGDVWLETACRV encoded by the coding sequence ATGAGGGTGTTGCTGCTGGGCGCCGGGGGCTACATCGGCCGCCGGGTGGCCGAACGGCTGCTGATGGATCGAGAGCTGCAGGTCACGGTGCTCGGCCGGCGGGATTCGGCCGACATCCGGTTCGACCTGGCGGCCGGGAGCCCGGGGGCGTTGGCCCGGTTCCTGGACGCGGTGGCGCCGCAGGTGGTGGTGAACTGCGCCGGGGCCACCTACGGCACCTCGCGCGCCCTGGTGCGGGCCAACGCCCTCGCGGTGGCGACGGTCTGCGAGGCGATCCGGCGCAGCCGGGAGCCCGCCCGCCTGGTGCACATCGGCTCGGCCGCCGAGTACGGCTCGGTCCCGGTCGGCGCGCCGATCGCGGAGAGCGCCGAGCCGCGCCCGGTCGGCCCGTACGGGGTCTCCAAGCTGGCCGGGACCGAGCTGGTGCTCTCCTCCGGGCTGGACGCCGCGGTGCTGCGGGTTTTCGACGTGGTCGGCCCCGGCACCCCGGCCGCCTCGCTCTTCGGCCGGCTCGCCGAGGGCCTGCGCCGGGCACTGGAGCAGCAGGAGGCCCAGGTGCGGATGCCGGACCTCTCCCCGTTCCGGGATTTCGTCGACGTCCGGGACGTGGCCCACGCGGTGCTGGCGGCGGCGGTCTCGGCGGCGACCGGGGTGGTCAACATCGGCAGCGGGCACGCGGTGCGGGCCCGGGAGGCGGCGGAGCTGCTGGTGCGCGCCGCCGGCTTCGAGGGTGTGCTGAGCGAGGAGATCCGCACGGTGGCGCTGCCGGCCCAGGCGGCCGCGGAGCCGCTGGTGCTCTCCGGCAGCGCGGGCCCCGCCGCCCTGGAGGCGCGTCCGGTGGCCGAACCGGTGCCCTGGCGCCAGGCCGACGTCCGCACCGCGCGCGAGCGGCTCGGCTGGCGGGCGCTGATCCCGCTGGAGGAGTCGCTGGGCGACGTCTGGCTGGAGACCGCCTGCCGGGTCTAG
- a CDS encoding DUF3492 domain-containing protein has product MRVALLTEGARLPAQRADGWCERLVEGLPEHEFERYLLLPGAEPAGSGAGPGSGPRTLALGGPPRGGRGPGAVRRRHYAGAYEELVRALVLPRERAGFASGLHLLAELAQQDRSLPAFLASKHAHQVLERVWRSPGADTAAGQPLLRDVLVAGDLLEQCLRPLAAPWYGAGPGGLGGADLCHVVGGGPAALPALVAKRLHGVPFVLTEHGLHLREQYLGYRQAPYRWPVRALLLSFFRLLTVETYRQAALLTPGSSYDRDWQLRCGADPDRIRVVYRGTAAVDRPAAGPEPARPTLLWTGRLGPATDPELMLHAFARVRAEAPGARLLVRGPEEAAGYREHCAEVARRLRLGDSVVFEQAAGDRADGTVAVFSGRAGRAPGPLVGAMLSGRALVATDTGVTREVVGPTGLLVPPGDPAALAAACLALLGDEERRARLGAAGRLRAQERFAVEPGVAAFRDVYLELVSRWPAFPAAERRAGVLPRPFARPAEYWVSGAVSGAVSGAVRGVAAEAMAEAR; this is encoded by the coding sequence ATGCGCGTCGCCCTGCTCACCGAGGGTGCCCGTCTCCCTGCCCAGCGTGCCGACGGCTGGTGCGAGCGGCTGGTCGAGGGGCTGCCGGAGCACGAGTTCGAGCGCTACCTGCTGCTGCCCGGTGCCGAGCCGGCCGGGTCCGGGGCAGGGCCCGGGTCCGGACCGCGCACGCTGGCGCTCGGCGGTCCGCCGCGGGGCGGGCGCGGGCCCGGCGCGGTCCGGCGGCGGCACTACGCGGGGGCCTACGAGGAGCTGGTCCGGGCCCTGGTGCTGCCGCGTGAGCGGGCCGGTTTCGCCTCCGGCCTGCACCTGCTGGCCGAGCTGGCCCAGCAGGACCGCTCGCTGCCGGCCTTCCTGGCCTCCAAGCACGCGCACCAGGTGCTGGAGCGGGTCTGGCGCTCGCCGGGGGCCGACACCGCCGCCGGGCAGCCGCTGCTGCGTGACGTGCTGGTCGCCGGGGACCTGCTGGAGCAGTGCCTGCGCCCGCTCGCGGCTCCCTGGTACGGCGCCGGGCCCGGCGGCCTGGGCGGTGCCGACCTGTGCCACGTGGTCGGCGGCGGGCCCGCCGCGCTGCCCGCGCTGGTGGCCAAGCGCCTGCACGGGGTGCCGTTCGTGCTGACCGAGCACGGGCTGCACCTGCGCGAGCAGTACCTGGGCTACCGGCAGGCGCCCTACCGCTGGCCGGTGCGGGCGCTGCTGCTCTCCTTCTTCCGGCTGCTGACGGTGGAGACCTACCGGCAGGCCGCGCTGCTCACCCCCGGCAGTTCCTACGACCGGGACTGGCAGCTGCGCTGCGGGGCCGACCCGGACCGGATCCGGGTGGTCTACCGGGGCACGGCGGCGGTGGACCGCCCGGCGGCCGGCCCCGAGCCGGCCCGGCCCACCCTGCTCTGGACGGGCCGGCTGGGGCCGGCCACCGATCCGGAGCTGATGCTGCACGCCTTCGCCCGGGTGCGCGCCGAGGCACCGGGGGCGCGGCTGCTGGTGCGGGGCCCGGAGGAGGCGGCCGGGTACCGCGAGCACTGCGCCGAGGTGGCCCGCCGGCTGCGGCTGGGTGACTCGGTGGTCTTCGAGCAGGCCGCGGGGGACCGGGCGGACGGCACGGTGGCGGTCTTCTCCGGGCGGGCCGGACGCGCCCCGGGGCCGCTGGTCGGGGCGATGCTGAGCGGGCGGGCGCTGGTCGCCACCGACACGGGCGTGACCCGGGAGGTGGTCGGGCCGACCGGTCTGCTGGTGCCGCCGGGCGATCCGGCGGCACTGGCCGCCGCCTGCCTGGCGCTGCTCGGGGACGAGGAGCGGCGGGCCCGGCTCGGGGCGGCCGGGCGGCTGCGGGCGCAGGAACGGTTCGCGGTGGAGCCGGGGGTGGCGGCGTTCCGGGACGTCTACCTGGAGCTGGTCTCCCGGTGGCCCGCCTTCCCGGCCGCCGAGCGACGGGCCGGGGTGCTGCCGCGGCCCTTCGCGCGGCCGGCCGAGTACTGGGTGTCCGGAGCGGTGAGTGGTGCGGTGAGTGGTGCGGTGAGAGGTGTGGCGGCCGAGGCGATGGCGGAGGCGCGCTGA
- a CDS encoding alpha/beta fold hydrolase, which produces MSTEQQERAGAERGSGREEGSPGGRPEGRWAARTVEVPGAALMVTGPTAEAAAGLPEALFVHGLGGSSENWYELMAELTGVVRGEAIDLPGFGWSPPPADGNLSLSGHVRAVIGYLEASGRGPVHLFGNSLGGAVSVRLAALRPDLVRSLTLISPALPELPPQRTALRTGLLAVPGVPGLLQRIPANGRGVEQATDGLLALVYGDARAIPAERRERAVAEYRRRMGLPYAMQALAGSARGIVSAYTERGDQALWRQAQRIEAPVLLVYGLRDKLVSYRSAARACAAFRDARLLVLPESGHVAMMEHPAQVGRATREFLREVAG; this is translated from the coding sequence ATGAGCACTGAGCAGCAGGAACGGGCCGGGGCGGAGCGGGGGAGCGGGCGTGAGGAGGGCTCTCCCGGCGGGCGGCCCGAGGGCCGGTGGGCGGCCAGGACGGTCGAGGTTCCAGGCGCGGCGCTCATGGTGACCGGCCCGACCGCCGAGGCCGCCGCGGGCCTGCCCGAGGCGCTCTTCGTGCACGGGCTCGGCGGCTCCTCGGAGAACTGGTACGAGCTGATGGCGGAACTCACCGGGGTGGTCCGCGGTGAGGCGATCGATCTGCCGGGCTTCGGCTGGTCGCCGCCGCCGGCCGACGGCAACCTCTCGCTCTCCGGGCACGTCCGGGCGGTGATCGGCTACCTGGAGGCGAGCGGCCGCGGCCCGGTGCACCTCTTCGGCAACTCGCTCGGCGGCGCGGTGTCCGTGCGGTTGGCCGCGCTCCGCCCCGACCTGGTGCGCAGCCTGACCCTGATCTCGCCCGCGCTGCCCGAGCTGCCGCCGCAGCGCACCGCGCTGCGCACCGGCCTGCTCGCGGTGCCCGGCGTGCCCGGGCTGCTGCAACGGATCCCGGCGAACGGGCGGGGTGTGGAGCAGGCCACCGACGGGCTGCTCGCCCTGGTCTACGGCGACGCGCGGGCGATCCCCGCCGAGCGCCGGGAGCGGGCGGTGGCCGAGTACCGCCGCCGGATGGGCCTGCCCTACGCGATGCAGGCGCTGGCCGGCTCGGCCCGCGGGATCGTGTCGGCCTACACCGAGCGCGGCGACCAGGCGCTGTGGCGGCAGGCCCAGCGGATCGAGGCGCCGGTGCTGCTGGTCTACGGGCTGCGCGACAAGCTGGTCTCCTACCGCTCGGCGGCCCGGGCCTGCGCGGCCTTCCGCGACGCGAGGCTGCTGGTGCTGCCGGAGTCCGGGCACGTGGCGATGATGGAGCACCCGGCGCAGGTGGGCCGGGCGACGCGGGAGTTCCTGCGCGAGGTCGCCGGCTGA
- a CDS encoding TetR/AcrR family transcriptional regulator yields the protein MTAIQEAQDRPRGARLPRSARREQLLGAAQEVFVAQGYHSAAMDDIAERAGVSKPVLYQHFPGKLELYLALLDKHCDALVESTRRALDATTDNKQRVAATMQAYFDYVASESGSFRLVFESDLTNEPAVRERVDRAADLSATLVSRVIAEDTDLPETEAKLLAAGVCGLAQITARYWLSQGREIPREEAVRLVASLAWRGLKGFPMHAGDIALPSDQPSDQPPAAG from the coding sequence GTGACGGCTATCCAGGAGGCCCAGGACCGCCCGCGCGGTGCCCGGCTGCCGCGTAGCGCCCGCCGTGAGCAGCTGCTCGGAGCCGCGCAGGAGGTGTTCGTCGCGCAGGGTTACCACTCCGCCGCGATGGACGACATCGCCGAACGCGCCGGAGTCAGCAAGCCGGTGCTCTACCAGCACTTCCCCGGCAAGCTCGAGCTCTACCTCGCGCTGCTCGACAAGCACTGCGACGCACTGGTCGAGTCCACCCGCAGGGCACTGGACGCCACCACCGACAACAAGCAGCGCGTGGCGGCCACCATGCAGGCCTACTTCGACTACGTGGCCAGTGAGTCCGGCTCGTTCCGGCTGGTCTTCGAGTCCGACCTGACCAACGAGCCGGCCGTGCGCGAGCGGGTGGACCGGGCCGCCGACCTGAGCGCCACCCTGGTCAGCAGGGTGATCGCGGAGGACACCGACCTGCCCGAGACGGAGGCCAAGCTGCTGGCCGCCGGCGTCTGCGGGCTGGCCCAGATCACCGCCCGCTACTGGCTCTCGCAGGGCCGCGAGATCCCGCGCGAGGAGGCCGTGCGACTGGTCGCCAGCCTGGCCTGGCGCGGCCTCAAGGGCTTCCCGATGCACGCCGGCGACATCGCCCTGCCGAGCGACCAGCCGAGCGACCAGCCGCCGGCCGCGGGCTGA
- a CDS encoding DUF3107 domain-containing protein — protein MEVKIGVQHAPREIVIESPQTADEVENAVAKALDGTSKLFSLTDEHGRRVIVPAERLAYVEIGEQAARKVGFGTL, from the coding sequence GTGGAGGTCAAGATCGGCGTGCAGCACGCGCCCCGAGAGATCGTCATCGAGAGCCCGCAGACCGCTGATGAGGTGGAGAACGCGGTCGCCAAGGCGCTGGACGGTACGTCGAAGCTCTTCTCGCTGACGGACGAGCACGGCCGCCGCGTCATCGTCCCGGCCGAGCGCCTGGCCTACGTCGAGATCGGCGAGCAGGCCGCGCGCAAGGTCGGCTTCGGCACCCTCTGA